Proteins co-encoded in one Candidatus Poribacteria bacterium genomic window:
- a CDS encoding cupin domain-containing protein, which translates to MEILNLQSGTPFQMGKGKNWRVVHPDMGSTQLTLNHGLHAPGQEFTQHYHDASEDAIVVLEGGGAIRQGSVYTPIAAGDVIFVPAGEVHGTVNTTPNKARLISFQAPPDMALYRGERDTPDEVPTPQNGHRSNVQVLNMARCGPVFGKAADWRSVVSPQKGSVHLSLDYICLDNGQHFTHEPIHSESIYVLKDGCAEVTDDTGKTHTLERHDVLFLSPGDSFSLSHAGNEQTTVISCRAVAAAM; encoded by the coding sequence ATGGAAATTTTGAACCTTCAATCCGGAACACCCTTTCAGATGGGTAAAGGCAAAAATTGGCGTGTCGTACACCCAGATATGGGATCGACACAGTTGACGCTAAACCACGGACTCCACGCTCCCGGTCAAGAATTTACACAGCACTATCATGATGCATCGGAAGACGCTATTGTCGTCTTGGAAGGTGGTGGTGCTATCCGACAAGGGAGTGTCTATACACCGATTGCCGCAGGCGATGTTATTTTTGTACCGGCAGGCGAAGTCCACGGAACAGTCAATACGACGCCGAACAAGGCACGCTTGATTAGTTTCCAAGCACCGCCAGATATGGCACTCTATCGGGGTGAACGGGATACACCAGATGAAGTCCCAACACCGCAAAATGGGCATCGGAGCAACGTTCAGGTACTCAATATGGCACGGTGTGGACCTGTGTTCGGAAAAGCTGCCGATTGGCGAAGCGTCGTCTCACCGCAGAAAGGGTCTGTACATCTCTCCTTAGATTACATCTGTCTTGACAACGGACAACACTTTACGCACGAACCGATACACAGCGAATCAATTTATGTGCTAAAGGATGGGTGTGCTGAAGTGACGGATGACACTGGAAAGACACATACACTCGAACGACATGATGTTCTGTTCCTCTCCCCTGGAGATTCTTTTTCCCTTTCACATGCTGGAAATGAACAGACAACCGTTATATCTTGTCGGGCGGTTGCCGCTGCCATGTAA
- the rsmD gene encoding 16S rRNA (guanine(966)-N(2))-methyltransferase RsmD, translated as MRVIAGTFRGRRLVAPKGNRVVRPTADRVKESVFSILREQIIDANFLDLCAGTGNMGIEALSRGAKHVTFLERDSRCIQIIEQNLRTCGLTTEPRAARKPTDAISLLRRDAVKGITYLQKQAAVFEIIYFDPPYGTGLEGSSELYAACLALLAENSLLRTNGTLLVEHAKQFVGPDTVGSLTRSRQANYGDTVVSFYEKEAVDL; from the coding sequence ATGAGAGTTATCGCTGGCACATTCAGAGGCAGACGCTTGGTTGCACCCAAGGGAAATCGTGTCGTCCGCCCTACTGCTGATCGCGTTAAAGAATCTGTCTTCAGTATTCTGCGTGAACAGATTATTGATGCGAATTTTCTCGACCTTTGTGCTGGTACAGGGAATATGGGAATCGAAGCGTTGAGTCGTGGTGCAAAGCATGTCACCTTTTTGGAGCGTGATTCGCGGTGCATCCAGATTATAGAACAAAACCTTCGGACATGTGGACTTACTACTGAACCTCGCGCAGCCCGCAAACCGACTGATGCGATATCTCTGCTCCGTCGCGATGCTGTGAAAGGAATTACATATCTCCAGAAACAGGCTGCTGTGTTTGAAATTATCTATTTCGATCCGCCCTACGGTACGGGTTTAGAGGGCAGCTCAGAATTATACGCCGCCTGTTTAGCATTGCTGGCTGAGAATTCACTGCTCCGCACTAATGGCACACTGCTTGTTGAACATGCAAAGCAGTTTGTTGGACCTGACACAGTCGGAAGTTTGACCCGGAGTCGGCAGGCAAATTATGGGGATACAGTCGTATCATTTTATGAAAAAGAAGCCGTAGATCTTTAA